In the genome of Salmo trutta chromosome 18, fSalTru1.1, whole genome shotgun sequence, one region contains:
- the LOC115153458 gene encoding LOW QUALITY PROTEIN: KIF1-binding protein homolog (The sequence of the model RefSeq protein was modified relative to this genomic sequence to represent the inferred CDS: inserted 1 base in 1 codon; substituted 1 base at 1 genomic stop codon), with amino-acid sequence IYIFYQLGILWAGRDEIERTQGFLETAEAMYICYMKEDGQPPMDLTEFFVAEEDALPQQERIKRFQMAYTHTLYYPAQMYKNLELYEKAGGYCHSTLQRQLEFNQFIPLEWAINAATLSQYYITKTLYIEGRHCLSAAIVIAGLAGEVPSEAAAQENEDEAEKXDQLRQKRDEIARCWIKYCLNLLQDAKKLLEDNIGELEVDRQAELRATQLQEEKEKERGRKNAVLFGSIDTFDSICGLEEKVSCVVPVNFEEARAIFLVGQALVNQAKEYFEMDGRVTDHIEILQDHSALFKALAFFEEDLERCCKMHKRRVDMMEPICXDLNAQYYLLICRQLHLPLKINRLKAKLASSN; translated from the exons atatatatattttatcaacTGGGTATTCTGTGGGCTGGTAGGGATGAAATTGAGAGAACCCAAGGATTTTTGGAAACTGCAGAAGCAATGTATATTTGTTACATGAAAGAG GATGGGCAACCCCCAATGGACCTCACTGAGTTCTTTGTGGCAGAGGAAGATGCATTACCACAACAGGAGAGGATAAAGAG ATTTCAAATGGCCTACACCCACACACTGTACTATCCTGCACAAATGTACAAGAACTTGGAGCTGTATGAGAAAGCTGGGGGCTACTGCCACAGTACTCTTCAGAGACAGCTGGAATTCAACCAGTTCATTCCTCTGGAATGGGCCATCAACGCTGCCACGTTATCGCAATATTACATCACCAAG ACCCTCTACATAGAGGGCAGGCACTGTCTATCTGCTGCCATTGTCATAGCAGGCCTAGCTGGAGAGGTCCCCTCAGAAGCCGCTGCCCAGGAGA ATGAAGATGAGGCTGAGAAGTGAGACCAACTTAGACAGAAGAGAGACGAAATTGCAAGGTGTTGGATAAAATACTGTCTTAATTTGTTGCAAGATGCCAAGAAACTTCTCGAG GACAACATTGGAGAGCTAGAGGTGGATCGACAGGCAGAGCTGAGAGCGACGCAGCTacaagaggagaaggagaaggagagaggaaggaagaatgCTGTTCTGTTTGGCTCCATTGACACCTTTGACTCCATCTGTGgtctggaggagaaggtgagttGTGTCGTCCCCGTCAACTTTGAGGAGGCCCGCGCCATCTTTCTGGTTGGCCAGGCCTTGGTAAACCAAGCTAAGGAGTACTTTGAGATGGACGGCCGTGTCACAGATCACATTGAGATTCTGCAGGACCACAGCGCTCTCTTCAAGGCCCTGGCATTCTTTGAGGAGGACCTGGAGCGGTGCTGCAAAATGCACAAGCGGCGGGTGGACATGATGGAGCCCATCT AAGACCTGAACGCCCAGTACTACCTCCTCATCTGCCGCCAGCTGCATCTGCCCCTCAAGATCAACCGACTCAAGGCAAAGTTGGCCTCCTCTAACTGA